Proteins co-encoded in one Xiphophorus couchianus chromosome 16, X_couchianus-1.0, whole genome shotgun sequence genomic window:
- the LOC114159461 gene encoding gastrula zinc finger protein XlCGF57.1-like isoform X2, translated as MSAFRSMRFSAELHPSMSADSRDQIVSQQETESNHEEPEAVWPSKTQEKPKSVRIKEEDKELYIHPDDQQPELKQETETSVENSSEEETDDSDQDQSGNELLSQRPVKTENQDPEICGKSLLHCCDICGKEFRKKNHLTDHKRTHTGEKPFLCGVCGKCFGRKYGLNSHMRTHTGEKSYSCDACGKAFSDNGQLNTHVRTHTGERPYSCEFCSKSFSQNGHLKDHMRIHIGKKPFRCRLCSKTFMRKNCLKCHMVTHTGEKPHRCELCGKSYGVRANLTAHMKTHTGNRPFTCLTCKRSFITKSALNCHMSTHSGEKPFSCPTCGKSFREKTFMTVHMKTHTEEKPFLCPMCGKRFSQRRYLTKHKRGHTDDKPYTCEVCAKGFCQSCDLRSHMRTHTGEKPFPCLTCGKSFGKKSNLNIHMRTHTGERPFPCLTCGKCFRERTSLNRHMETQHP; from the exons ATGTCTGCTTTCAGGAGCATGAG ATTTTCCGCAGAATTACATCCGTCAATGTCTGCGGATTCTCGTGACCAGATTGTCTCGCAGCAAGAGACGGAGTCCAACCATGAAGAACCAGAAGCAGTTTGGCCTAGTAAGACTCAGGAGAAACCAAAGTCTGTTCGGATTAAAGAGGAAGACAAGGAACTGTACATCCATCCAGATGACCAGCAGCCAGAATTGAAGCAAGAGACTGAGACCTCTGTGGAAAATTCTTCAGAAGAGGAAACGGATGACAGCGACCAGGACCAAAGTGGGAATGAACTCCTCTCTCAGAGACCGGTTAAAACTGAGAACCAGGATCCGGAAATCTGCGGTAAAAGTTTGCTGCACTGCTGTGACATCTGCGGGAAAgagttcaggaaaaaaaatcatttgacgGATCATAagagaactcacacaggtgagaaacccTTCCTGTGTGGGGTCTGTGGCAAATGCTTTGGCCGAAAATACGGATTGAACAgccacatgagaactcacacgGGGGAGAAGTCGTATTCCTGCGACGCGTGCGGTAAAGCCTTCAGCGACAACGGTCAGCTCAACACTCACGTGAGAACTCACACAGGCGAGAGGCCATATTCGTGCGAATTCTGCAGTAAAAGTTTCAGTCAGAACGGCCATCTGAAGGATCACATGAGAATCCACATAGGAAAGAAGCCTTTCCGGTGCAGGCTCTGCAGCAAAACCTTCATGAGAAAAAACTGTCTGAAGTGTCACATGGTCACGCACACTGGCGAGAAACCCCACAGATGCGAGCTGTGTGGCAAATCTTATGGCGTTCGCGCCAATTTGACGGCTCACATGAAGACGCACACGGGCAACAGGCCTTTCACGTGTCTAACCTGCAAGAGAAGTTTCATTACAAAGTCTGCTTTGAATTGCCACATGAGCACCCACTcgggtgagaagcctttttcatgtccGACCTGTGGGAAGAGTTTCAGAGAGAAAACCTTCATGACCGTCCACATGAAAACGCACACAGAGGAGAAGCCTTTCTTGTGTCCCATGTGTGGGAAAAGATTCAGTCAAAGAAGGTATTTGACCAAACACAAACGGGGTCACACAGACGACAAGCCGTACACCTGCGAAGTGTGCGCCAAAGGCTTTTGCCAGAGCTGTGATTTGAGGtctcacatgagaactcacaccGGGGAGAAACCTTTTCCATGTCtcacctgtggaaaaagttttggtaaaaagagtaatttaaatatccacatgagaactcacacaggtgagaggccCTTCCCATGTCTcacatgtggaaaatgttttcgaGAAAGAACGTCTTTGAACAGACACATGGAAACTCAACACCCCTGA
- the LOC114159461 gene encoding gastrula zinc finger protein XlCGF57.1-like isoform X1, translated as MIEPACLQPPVSSCITSKTSCFTEGAPRSTDEHQAAYISSDIKSKTVSRWKIKLLLGFMSAFRSMRFSAELHPSMSADSRDQIVSQQETESNHEEPEAVWPSKTQEKPKSVRIKEEDKELYIHPDDQQPELKQETETSVENSSEEETDDSDQDQSGNELLSQRPVKTENQDPEICGKSLLHCCDICGKEFRKKNHLTDHKRTHTGEKPFLCGVCGKCFGRKYGLNSHMRTHTGEKSYSCDACGKAFSDNGQLNTHVRTHTGERPYSCEFCSKSFSQNGHLKDHMRIHIGKKPFRCRLCSKTFMRKNCLKCHMVTHTGEKPHRCELCGKSYGVRANLTAHMKTHTGNRPFTCLTCKRSFITKSALNCHMSTHSGEKPFSCPTCGKSFREKTFMTVHMKTHTEEKPFLCPMCGKRFSQRRYLTKHKRGHTDDKPYTCEVCAKGFCQSCDLRSHMRTHTGEKPFPCLTCGKSFGKKSNLNIHMRTHTGERPFPCLTCGKCFRERTSLNRHMETQHP; from the exons ATGATTGAGCCAGCTTGTCTGCAGCCACCAGTTTCTTCCTGCATCACGAGCAAAACAAGCTG CTTCACAGAAGGAGCACCAAGATCAACAGATGAACACCAAGCTGCATATATTTCATCGGACATCAAGAGTAAAACTGTCAGCCGTtggaaaataaagcttttaCTGGGCTTTATGTCTGCTTTCAGGAGCATGAG ATTTTCCGCAGAATTACATCCGTCAATGTCTGCGGATTCTCGTGACCAGATTGTCTCGCAGCAAGAGACGGAGTCCAACCATGAAGAACCAGAAGCAGTTTGGCCTAGTAAGACTCAGGAGAAACCAAAGTCTGTTCGGATTAAAGAGGAAGACAAGGAACTGTACATCCATCCAGATGACCAGCAGCCAGAATTGAAGCAAGAGACTGAGACCTCTGTGGAAAATTCTTCAGAAGAGGAAACGGATGACAGCGACCAGGACCAAAGTGGGAATGAACTCCTCTCTCAGAGACCGGTTAAAACTGAGAACCAGGATCCGGAAATCTGCGGTAAAAGTTTGCTGCACTGCTGTGACATCTGCGGGAAAgagttcaggaaaaaaaatcatttgacgGATCATAagagaactcacacaggtgagaaacccTTCCTGTGTGGGGTCTGTGGCAAATGCTTTGGCCGAAAATACGGATTGAACAgccacatgagaactcacacgGGGGAGAAGTCGTATTCCTGCGACGCGTGCGGTAAAGCCTTCAGCGACAACGGTCAGCTCAACACTCACGTGAGAACTCACACAGGCGAGAGGCCATATTCGTGCGAATTCTGCAGTAAAAGTTTCAGTCAGAACGGCCATCTGAAGGATCACATGAGAATCCACATAGGAAAGAAGCCTTTCCGGTGCAGGCTCTGCAGCAAAACCTTCATGAGAAAAAACTGTCTGAAGTGTCACATGGTCACGCACACTGGCGAGAAACCCCACAGATGCGAGCTGTGTGGCAAATCTTATGGCGTTCGCGCCAATTTGACGGCTCACATGAAGACGCACACGGGCAACAGGCCTTTCACGTGTCTAACCTGCAAGAGAAGTTTCATTACAAAGTCTGCTTTGAATTGCCACATGAGCACCCACTcgggtgagaagcctttttcatgtccGACCTGTGGGAAGAGTTTCAGAGAGAAAACCTTCATGACCGTCCACATGAAAACGCACACAGAGGAGAAGCCTTTCTTGTGTCCCATGTGTGGGAAAAGATTCAGTCAAAGAAGGTATTTGACCAAACACAAACGGGGTCACACAGACGACAAGCCGTACACCTGCGAAGTGTGCGCCAAAGGCTTTTGCCAGAGCTGTGATTTGAGGtctcacatgagaactcacaccGGGGAGAAACCTTTTCCATGTCtcacctgtggaaaaagttttggtaaaaagagtaatttaaatatccacatgagaactcacacaggtgagaggccCTTCCCATGTCTcacatgtggaaaatgttttcgaGAAAGAACGTCTTTGAACAGACACATGGAAACTCAACACCCCTGA